The following proteins come from a genomic window of Anopheles ziemanni chromosome 3, idAnoZiCoDA_A2_x.2, whole genome shotgun sequence:
- the LOC131288291 gene encoding histone H4: MTGRGKGGKGLGKGGAKRHRKVLRDNIQGITKPAIRRLARRGGVKRISGLIYEETRGVLKVFLENVIRDAVTYTEHAKRKTVTAMDVVYALKRQGRTLYGFGG, encoded by the coding sequence atgacCGGCCGCGGAAAAGGAGGCAAGGGACTGGGCAAAGGAGGTGCCAAGCGTCATCGCAAAGTGCTGCGTGATAACATCCAGGGAATCACGAAACCGGCCATCCGCCGTCTGGCTCGCCGTGGCGGTGTGAAGCGTATTTCCGGCCTGATCTACGAAGAAACTCGCGGTGTGCTGAAAGTGTTCCTCGAGAACGTGATCCGTGATGCCGTGACGTACACCGAGCACGCCAAGCGCAAGACCGTCACCGCCATGGACGTCGTGTACGCCCTGAAACGCCAGGGACGCACTCTGTACGGTTTCGGAGGCTAA
- the LOC131285173 gene encoding histone H2A-like, with translation MKDIKKDNYNPTIAQQLFQQLINGKYKTHHHIYTDAPRTPLVKQSKMSGRGKGGKVKGKAKSRSNRAGLQFPVGRIHRLLRKGNYAERVGAGAPVYLAAVMEYLAAEVLELAGNAARDNKKTRIIPRHLQLAIRNDEELNKLLSGVTIAQGGVLPNIQAVLLPKKTEKKA, from the exons ATGAAAGACATTAAAAAGGACAACTACAACCCCACCATTGCTCAACAACTCTTCCAGCAGCTCATCAATGGCAAGTACAAAACACATCACCACATCTACACAGACG CACCACGTACCCCTCTcgttaaacaatcgaaaatgtcTGGACGCGGCAAGGGTGGTAAAGTGAAGGGAAAGGCAAAGTCCCGCTCGAATCGTGCCGGTCTGCAGTTCCCGGTCGGCCGTATTCATCGTCTGCTGCGCAAGGGTAACTATGCCGAGCGCGTCGGTGCCGGCGCACCGGTGTATCTGGCGGCCGTGATGGAGTATCTGGCCGCGGAAGTGCTCGAGTTGGCCGGTAACGCCGCCCGTGACAACAAGAAGACGCGCATCATCCCGCGCCATCTGCAGCTGGCCATCCGCAACGACGAAGAGTTgaacaagctgctttccggTGTGACCATCGCCCAAGGTGGTGTGCTGCCCAACATTCAGGCCGTGCTGTTGCCGAAGAAGACGGAAAAGAAGGCATAA